One Granulicella sp. 5B5 DNA window includes the following coding sequences:
- a CDS encoding alginate lyase family protein — protein sequence MSNYRLLAAALAFTLTAHGQSVTNPKASILDVPARQSFLHSTTDPRLRDAIAHLGSCVNTPVVPAPTGVIDIPHHYLSGSHGPTNPAEAAATRVYGAFERRITAGMNQYVATGSHAEAACALAQLDTWAQAHTLLDYDPKESSQAWFQVEWTLSSAGVTDSVLVNDPALNPTQQARVAVWLNAAAHKLISYEKPGEFGNNHHYWRALAAISVGVATHDNDLFRFGVDTYKQAISEIDSNGAFPREMARHERAIHYQAFALQPLVLIAEFATRQGTNLYAYSSHNHTLRDAIIFLGRAIDNPALVKPYASETQDTHFGPDDYAPFEFYAARFGTTGLPPSIVNGLQHPTYATRIGGSTTILAGK from the coding sequence ATGTCGAACTATAGGCTTCTCGCCGCCGCTCTCGCCTTCACACTCACCGCGCACGGCCAGTCGGTCACCAACCCCAAAGCCTCCATCCTCGACGTCCCCGCCCGCCAGTCGTTCCTCCACTCCACCACCGACCCACGCCTTCGCGACGCCATCGCGCACCTCGGCTCCTGCGTCAATACACCCGTCGTCCCGGCCCCCACCGGCGTCATCGACATCCCCCACCACTATCTCAGCGGCTCGCACGGCCCCACCAATCCTGCCGAAGCCGCCGCCACGCGCGTCTACGGCGCCTTCGAGCGCCGCATCACCGCTGGCATGAACCAGTACGTCGCCACCGGCAGCCACGCCGAAGCCGCCTGCGCACTCGCGCAGCTCGACACCTGGGCACAAGCCCACACGCTCCTCGACTACGACCCCAAAGAGTCCTCACAAGCCTGGTTCCAGGTCGAGTGGACACTCAGTTCTGCAGGCGTCACCGACTCCGTCCTCGTGAACGACCCTGCGCTCAACCCCACACAACAAGCCCGCGTCGCCGTATGGCTCAACGCCGCGGCGCACAAGCTCATCTCCTACGAGAAGCCCGGCGAGTTCGGCAACAACCATCACTACTGGCGGGCCCTCGCAGCCATCTCCGTCGGCGTCGCCACGCACGACAACGACCTCTTCCGCTTCGGCGTTGACACTTACAAGCAAGCCATCTCCGAGATCGACTCCAACGGCGCCTTCCCCCGCGAGATGGCCCGCCACGAGCGCGCCATCCACTACCAGGCCTTCGCCCTCCAGCCGCTCGTCCTCATCGCCGAGTTCGCCACCCGCCAGGGAACCAATCTCTACGCCTACTCCTCACACAACCACACCCTTCGCGACGCCATCATCTTCCTCGGCCGCGCCATCGACAACCCCGCCCTCGTCAAGCCCTACGCCTCCGAAACCCAGGACACCCACTTCGGCCCCGACGACTACGCTCCCTTCGAGTTCTACGCCGCACGCTTCGGCACCACCGGCCTGCCACCGTCCATCGTCAACGGCCTCCAGCATCCCACCTACGCCACCCGCATCGGAGGTAGCACAACCATCCTTGCCGGTAAATAG
- a CDS encoding VWA domain-containing protein: MKLTRYTKFTGDLSTSFDLEDLLQSLSDFLLDSGFQDPFSPFSNMDDSMESLREAIRQALESGELLDEDAQEKFNELEEPQIEELIEKIIQRMKDEAYLNAEEPSEGSGEQGDGESDARFEVTDKGMDFLGYKALRELLGPLGKSSLGRHDTLHEAAGVETNGSSKLYEFGDSLNLDITATLNSVFAREGMDGSGKLNLEYSDLHVQQADYQSSCATVVLLDCSHSMILYGEDRFTPAKRVAMALSHLIRTQYPGDSLSLVLFHDSAEEIPISQLPRVKVGPHYTNTREGLRIAQRILKSSGKDMKQIVMITDGKPSALTMEDGRIYKNAFGLDPIVIQETLEEVGRCKRSGIMINTFMLAQDFQLVQFVQKMSAMCRGKAYFTTPQTLGNYLLMDFMSRRSKHIN; this comes from the coding sequence ATGAAGCTCACCCGCTACACCAAGTTCACCGGCGACCTCTCCACGAGCTTCGATCTCGAAGACCTCCTGCAGTCGCTCTCCGACTTCCTGCTCGACTCCGGCTTCCAGGACCCCTTCTCGCCCTTCAGCAACATGGACGACTCCATGGAGTCCCTCCGCGAGGCCATCCGCCAGGCACTCGAGTCTGGCGAGCTCCTCGACGAAGACGCGCAGGAAAAATTCAACGAGCTCGAAGAGCCGCAGATCGAAGAGCTCATCGAAAAGATTATCCAGCGAATGAAGGACGAGGCCTACCTTAACGCCGAAGAGCCCAGCGAAGGCTCAGGCGAACAAGGCGACGGCGAATCCGACGCCCGCTTCGAAGTCACCGACAAGGGCATGGACTTCCTCGGCTACAAGGCCCTGCGCGAGCTCCTCGGCCCCCTCGGCAAATCCTCCCTCGGCCGGCATGACACCCTGCACGAAGCCGCCGGCGTCGAAACCAACGGCTCCTCCAAGCTCTACGAGTTCGGCGACTCCCTCAACCTCGACATCACCGCCACGCTCAACAGCGTCTTCGCCCGCGAAGGCATGGACGGCTCGGGCAAGCTCAACCTCGAATACTCCGACCTCCACGTCCAGCAGGCCGACTACCAGTCTTCCTGCGCCACCGTGGTCCTACTCGACTGCTCGCACTCCATGATCCTCTACGGCGAGGACCGCTTCACTCCCGCCAAGCGCGTCGCCATGGCGCTCTCGCACCTCATCCGCACGCAGTACCCCGGCGATAGCCTCTCACTCGTTCTCTTCCACGACTCCGCCGAAGAGATCCCCATCTCGCAGCTCCCGCGCGTCAAGGTCGGCCCGCACTACACCAACACCCGCGAAGGCCTCCGCATCGCCCAGCGCATCCTCAAGTCCTCCGGTAAAGACATGAAGCAGATCGTCATGATCACCGACGGCAAGCCTTCGGCGCTCACCATGGAAGACGGCCGCATCTACAAGAACGCCTTCGGCCTCGACCCCATCGTCATCCAGGAGACGCTCGAAGAGGTCGGCCGCTGCAAGCGCTCCGGCATCATGATCAACACCTTCATGCTCGCGCAGGACTTCCAGCTCGTGCAGTTCGTCCAAAAGATGTCTGCCATGTGCCGCGGGAAGGCCTACTTCACCACGCCACAAACGCTCGGCAACTACCTCCTCATGGACTTCATGTCCCGCCGCAGCAAACACATCAACTAG
- a CDS encoding alpha-1,4-glucan--maltose-1-phosphate maltosyltransferase, producing the protein MKPSEGRKRVVIEEIQPTVNAGRYAAKRIVGDEVIVTAAIFGDGHDHLGARLLFRHSSERTWQAQHSTFRELGNDLWTASFTADRIGLWHFTIEAWVDHFDTWLHDLDKRLAAQQDSPQDIPLALKIGANHLETLATRARGDDKKAFKAAALELRNLAAQNLPLYEESATPGIIQPEIVSLAKQYPNLPYATRAEKEFPVWVDRKRAEYSSWYELFPRSASNNPGQHGTLRDVEARLPEIAAMGFNILYLPPIHPIGRAFRKGKNNSVTAEPGDVGSPWAIGSIEGGHTEILSALGTFSDFDSLLRAAKHNGMELALDIAFQCSPDHPWVKAHPAWFTTRPDGSIQYAENPPKKYQDIYPLNFESSDWRGLWDALYKVFKFWVDRGVRVFRVDNPHTKALPFWEWCIEQIRAQTPDVLFLAEAFTRPHVMYSLAKAGYTQSYTYFTWRQTAQELEAYFTEICNPPVSDFFRPNVWPNTPDILHAQLQVADPAERRAIFMQRVILAATLSASYGIYGPAYELCEWRPAKPAAGKTSSEEYLDSEKYQLRTWDRSDPISIAPLITQLNRIRYENFALQSNHGLHFHHAENPQIMAYSKTTPDTVSTILTIVNLDSKADQSSMIDLALDKLNLSWGTDENPTIFEVEDLLTSAKYTWRGPRNYVALKPELPAHILRITSHPTEDKA; encoded by the coding sequence ATGAAGCCATCGGAAGGTCGCAAGCGCGTCGTCATCGAAGAGATCCAGCCCACCGTCAACGCCGGCCGGTATGCAGCCAAACGCATCGTCGGCGACGAGGTCATCGTCACCGCCGCCATCTTCGGCGACGGCCACGACCACCTCGGCGCGCGCCTCCTCTTCCGCCACAGCTCCGAGCGCACCTGGCAGGCCCAGCACAGCACCTTCCGCGAGCTCGGCAACGACCTCTGGACCGCCTCCTTCACCGCCGACCGCATCGGCCTCTGGCACTTCACCATCGAGGCCTGGGTCGACCACTTCGACACCTGGCTCCACGACCTCGACAAGCGCCTCGCCGCCCAGCAGGACTCCCCCCAGGATATCCCGCTCGCCCTCAAAATCGGTGCCAACCACCTCGAAACCCTCGCCACCCGCGCCCGCGGCGACGACAAAAAGGCCTTCAAAGCCGCCGCTCTCGAGCTCCGCAATCTCGCCGCGCAAAACCTCCCTTTGTACGAGGAATCCGCAACGCCAGGCATCATCCAACCGGAGATCGTCTCTCTCGCCAAGCAGTATCCCAACCTCCCCTACGCCACCCGCGCCGAAAAAGAGTTCCCCGTCTGGGTCGATCGCAAGCGTGCCGAGTACTCCTCCTGGTACGAGCTCTTTCCCCGCTCGGCCTCGAACAACCCAGGCCAGCACGGCACCCTGCGCGACGTCGAAGCACGCCTCCCCGAGATCGCCGCCATGGGCTTCAACATCCTCTACCTGCCGCCCATCCATCCCATCGGCAGAGCCTTTCGCAAGGGCAAGAATAACTCCGTCACCGCCGAACCCGGCGACGTCGGCAGCCCTTGGGCCATCGGCTCAATCGAAGGCGGCCACACCGAAATCCTCTCTGCCCTCGGCACCTTCAGCGACTTCGACTCGCTCCTCCGCGCCGCCAAACACAACGGCATGGAGCTCGCCCTCGACATCGCCTTCCAGTGCTCGCCCGACCACCCATGGGTCAAGGCTCACCCCGCATGGTTCACCACGCGCCCCGACGGCTCCATCCAGTACGCCGAAAACCCACCCAAAAAGTATCAGGACATCTACCCCCTCAACTTCGAGTCCTCCGACTGGCGCGGCCTCTGGGACGCCCTCTACAAGGTCTTCAAATTCTGGGTCGACCGCGGCGTCCGCGTCTTCCGCGTCGACAACCCCCACACCAAAGCCCTGCCCTTCTGGGAGTGGTGCATCGAACAGATCCGCGCCCAGACCCCCGACGTCCTCTTCCTCGCCGAAGCCTTCACCCGCCCGCACGTCATGTACTCGCTCGCCAAGGCCGGCTACACGCAGAGTTACACCTACTTCACCTGGCGACAGACGGCCCAGGAGCTCGAAGCCTACTTTACGGAAATCTGCAACCCGCCCGTCTCCGACTTCTTCCGCCCGAACGTCTGGCCCAACACACCGGACATTCTCCACGCACAGCTGCAGGTCGCGGACCCCGCCGAACGCCGGGCTATCTTTATGCAGCGCGTCATCCTCGCCGCCACACTCTCCGCAAGCTATGGCATCTACGGCCCCGCCTACGAGCTATGCGAGTGGCGTCCCGCCAAGCCCGCCGCTGGCAAGACCTCCAGCGAAGAGTACCTCGACAGCGAAAAATATCAGCTCCGCACCTGGGACCGCTCCGACCCCATCTCCATCGCGCCGCTCATCACGCAGCTCAACCGCATCCGCTACGAAAACTTCGCCCTGCAATCCAACCACGGCCTGCACTTCCACCACGCCGAAAACCCGCAGATCATGGCCTACTCCAAAACAACTCCTGACACCGTCAGCACCATCCTCACCATCGTCAATCTCGACTCCAAAGCCGACCAGAGCAGCATGATCGACCTCGCTCTCGACAAACTCAACCTCTCTTGGGGCACCGACGAGAACCCCACCATCTTCGAAGTCGAAGACCTCCTCACCAGCGCAAAGTACACCTGGCGAGGCCCACGCAACTACGTCGCCCTAAAACCCGAACTCCCCGCCCACATCCTCCGCATCACCTCCCATCCTACCGAGGACAAAGCATGA
- a CDS encoding class I SAM-dependent methyltransferase, which produces MRPNNTQAVFDATAATYDRDRMKLIPGHEAFYAATLELIPQDAKLIIDLGAGSGLFSAMLHAAFPNAHLHLIDFSEPMLALARQRLGPSEGPAPRLTYTLADYTTTTLPANCDAIVSALSIHHLDDDIKQAILPRILTALHPGGVFINADHIAGPTPELEHEYQQRWLATIRANGATDQQISDSLYRQQEDRRTPVDAQLTWLRAAGFAQVDCWYKASSFAVLTGTRP; this is translated from the coding sequence ATGCGACCCAACAACACCCAAGCCGTCTTTGACGCCACCGCCGCCACCTACGACCGCGACCGCATGAAGCTCATCCCCGGCCACGAAGCCTTCTATGCAGCCACGCTCGAGCTCATCCCACAAGACGCAAAACTCATCATCGACCTCGGCGCCGGCAGCGGCCTCTTCTCCGCGATGCTGCACGCAGCCTTCCCCAACGCCCACCTGCACCTCATCGACTTCTCCGAACCCATGCTCGCACTCGCCCGCCAGCGCCTCGGCCCATCTGAGGGACCGGCCCCGCGCCTCACCTACACCCTCGCCGACTACACCACCACCACTCTCCCTGCCAACTGCGACGCCATCGTCAGCGCGCTCTCCATCCACCACCTCGATGACGACATCAAGCAGGCCATCCTCCCGCGCATCCTCACCGCGCTCCATCCCGGCGGCGTCTTCATCAACGCCGATCACATCGCCGGCCCCACTCCCGAGCTCGAACACGAATACCAGCAGCGCTGGCTCGCCACCATCCGCGCAAACGGAGCAACAGACCAGCAAATCTCCGACTCCCTCTACCGTCAGCAGGAAGACCGCCGCACCCCCGTCGACGCGCAACTCACCTGGCTCCGCGCCGCCGGCTTCGCCCAGGTCGACTGCTGGTACAAGGCCTCCAGCTTCGCCGTCCTCACCGGCACGCGCCCGTAG
- a CDS encoding NUDIX hydrolase yields MTIRTISSKEVYRNKWTRVREDIIEYPDGRRGLYGVVDKDPAVIVVPLEVTPEGEFVWLVHQYRYTVGASFYELPQGGWEEADADAEEMARGELAEETGLRADRMTRLASLWIGYGVMRQLHHVFLAEGLMQGETDREPEESDMTVHRVSVGEFETMLLDGRVMDNCTAAAWGVYRVWRDRRL; encoded by the coding sequence ATGACGATACGGACGATTAGCAGCAAAGAGGTGTATCGGAACAAGTGGACGCGGGTGCGCGAGGACATTATCGAGTATCCGGATGGACGGCGCGGATTGTATGGGGTGGTGGATAAAGACCCGGCGGTGATCGTGGTTCCGCTGGAGGTGACGCCGGAAGGAGAGTTTGTGTGGCTGGTGCATCAGTACCGGTACACGGTGGGCGCGAGCTTTTATGAGCTGCCACAGGGTGGCTGGGAAGAGGCCGATGCAGATGCCGAAGAGATGGCCCGCGGAGAACTGGCCGAAGAGACCGGGCTGCGTGCGGATCGGATGACGCGGCTGGCTAGCTTATGGATCGGCTATGGGGTGATGCGGCAGCTGCATCACGTGTTTCTGGCCGAGGGGCTAATGCAGGGCGAGACAGACCGTGAGCCGGAGGAGAGCGACATGACGGTGCATCGGGTGTCTGTGGGTGAGTTCGAAACGATGCTGCTGGACGGCCGGGTGATGGACAACTGCACGGCGGCAGCGTGGGGCGTCTATCGTGTGTGGCGCGACAGACGCCTATAG
- a CDS encoding S41 family peptidase: MRASFATALLFALPLVAQAQTTKPSFATPAISPDGHEIAFASGGDIWTAPATGGDAHLLISNPAEESRPLYSPDGTRLAFQSTRTGADDIYVLTFATGQLQRITYTDAPVSLDAWSRDGQWLYFTSSADDVGGQGDIFRVHSSGGTPLPVSAERYLNEFESAPSPDGKSIVLVAKGISSSQWWRKGHAHIDETELWLKPLTPPSATDAGYKLLLSADAKHAWPMWSPDGHTLFFMSDKSGAENIWSADAATGAAKPVTHFTNGRCLWPTIAYDGKTILFERNFSIWSLNTATGKASELSITLRGVPSTPGITHERLSTWSNLALSPDGKKVAVVAHGEVFAASAKDGGEPQRLTHTPSAESDPQWSPDSTKLLYLSERDGGSSIYEYDFTSNTERALTHSANIDLSPTWSPDGNSIAYLRDRKELHILTLADTKGKADLTDKVIANGEINSYGGSSIAWSPDSHWVVFVPTGVDGFTNLFAVPADGSAPARPLTFLANGQNGSHLAWSPDGKYILFDTAQRAETPHLARVDLVPHVPAYREDQFTDLFRKQTTPGAPDTPSHTETKPDTEAPATEVSSRPESSQSHREDEAERPASKTPPKKPEPTRIVFDGIRDRLTLLPIDLDLRFPIISPDGKTLAFLAEVSGAENIYTYSLDELSHEPATPRQLTSTAGSKSNIAFTPDSKALYYLEGGGPNSGAGPGGTVRSIAIETRTPKPLMLSTSIDVDFDKEKMVVFNEAWTTLDHRFWNGEFNGADWPALRDEWRPYIEGARTGPELRRDILLLIGELNSSHSGISKREPPAERTGRLGLRFEREPYERDGSLIVREIVPLGPAALATADGKPAPLAVGDHLLAVDDTPITHAINLDSFLLDKSGKRVVLTIAPAGDMAKKHDIVVRPVPLQVESGLLYRAWVESRRAYVDKVSGGKLGYVHLAAMGDDDLAQLYLDLDVQNESKEGVIVDVRNNNGGYVNGRVIDVFARKNYLLMTPRNGATVPSRQALGQRALGLPTALVTNESTLSDGEDFTEGYRALQLGKVIGTPTAGWIIFTGASRLIDGSQVRVPGERIRTLDGKDMEMHPRPVDIEQLRPLGETETGEDIQLKTAVTTLINQLKK, from the coding sequence GTGCGCGCATCCTTCGCCACTGCACTACTCTTCGCCCTTCCGCTGGTCGCACAGGCTCAAACCACGAAGCCCTCCTTCGCCACGCCCGCCATCTCACCCGACGGGCACGAGATCGCCTTCGCCTCCGGCGGCGACATCTGGACCGCGCCCGCCACCGGCGGCGACGCCCACCTCCTCATCTCCAACCCCGCCGAAGAGTCCCGCCCGCTCTACTCGCCGGACGGCACACGCCTCGCCTTCCAGTCCACTCGCACCGGTGCCGACGACATCTACGTCCTCACCTTCGCCACCGGCCAGCTCCAGCGCATCACCTACACCGACGCGCCCGTCTCCCTCGACGCCTGGTCCCGCGACGGCCAGTGGCTCTACTTCACCTCCTCCGCCGACGACGTCGGCGGCCAGGGAGACATCTTCCGCGTCCACAGCAGCGGCGGCACGCCGCTCCCCGTCTCTGCCGAGCGTTACCTCAACGAGTTCGAATCAGCTCCCTCACCCGATGGCAAATCCATCGTGCTCGTCGCCAAGGGCATCTCTTCCTCGCAGTGGTGGCGCAAGGGCCACGCACATATCGACGAGACCGAACTCTGGCTCAAGCCACTCACTCCGCCCTCCGCCACCGACGCTGGTTACAAACTCCTCCTCTCCGCCGACGCCAAACACGCCTGGCCCATGTGGTCGCCCGACGGGCACACACTCTTCTTCATGAGCGACAAATCCGGCGCGGAAAATATCTGGTCTGCCGACGCCGCCACTGGAGCCGCCAAACCCGTCACCCACTTCACCAACGGCCGTTGCCTCTGGCCCACCATCGCCTACGACGGCAAAACCATCCTCTTCGAGCGCAACTTCTCCATCTGGTCGCTCAACACGGCCACCGGCAAGGCTTCCGAACTTAGCATCACCTTGCGCGGAGTCCCCAGCACGCCCGGCATCACCCACGAGCGTCTCAGCACATGGTCCAACCTCGCGCTCTCGCCCGACGGCAAAAAGGTAGCCGTCGTCGCCCACGGTGAGGTCTTCGCCGCCAGTGCCAAAGACGGCGGCGAGCCGCAACGCCTCACCCACACTCCTTCGGCCGAGTCCGACCCACAGTGGTCGCCCGACTCCACCAAGCTCCTCTACCTCTCCGAGCGCGACGGCGGCTCCTCCATCTACGAGTACGACTTCACCAGCAACACCGAACGCGCCCTCACGCACTCCGCCAACATCGACCTCTCCCCCACCTGGTCGCCCGACGGCAACTCCATCGCCTACCTCCGCGACCGCAAAGAGCTCCACATCCTCACCCTAGCCGACACGAAGGGCAAAGCCGATTTGACCGATAAAGTCATCGCCAACGGTGAAATCAACAGCTACGGCGGCTCTTCCATCGCCTGGTCGCCCGACTCGCACTGGGTCGTCTTCGTACCCACCGGCGTCGACGGCTTTACCAACCTCTTCGCCGTGCCCGCCGACGGCTCCGCCCCCGCGCGCCCGCTCACCTTCCTCGCCAACGGCCAAAACGGCTCGCATCTCGCCTGGTCGCCCGACGGCAAGTACATCCTCTTCGACACCGCACAGCGCGCCGAAACCCCACACCTCGCCCGTGTCGACCTCGTCCCCCACGTCCCCGCCTACCGCGAAGACCAATTCACCGACCTCTTCCGCAAGCAGACCACCCCGGGCGCACCCGACACCCCCTCGCACACCGAAACCAAGCCCGACACCGAAGCTCCTGCCACAGAGGTGTCATCTCGACCGGAGTCTTCGCAGTCTCATCGTGAAGACGAAGCGGAGAGACCTGCTTCTAAGACCCCGCCAAAGAAGCCCGAGCCCACCCGGATCGTCTTCGACGGCATCCGCGACCGCCTCACCCTCCTGCCGATCGACCTCGATCTCCGCTTCCCCATCATCAGCCCCGACGGCAAAACCCTCGCGTTCCTCGCCGAGGTCTCCGGCGCCGAAAACATCTACACCTACTCGCTCGACGAGCTCTCCCACGAGCCAGCCACCCCGCGCCAGCTCACCTCCACCGCGGGCTCCAAATCCAACATCGCCTTCACGCCCGACTCCAAGGCCCTTTACTACCTTGAAGGCGGCGGCCCCAACAGCGGCGCAGGTCCCGGCGGCACCGTCCGCAGCATCGCCATCGAAACCCGCACTCCTAAGCCCCTCATGCTCTCCACCTCCATCGACGTCGACTTCGACAAAGAAAAGATGGTCGTCTTCAACGAGGCATGGACCACCCTCGATCATCGCTTCTGGAACGGAGAGTTCAACGGCGCCGACTGGCCGGCTCTCCGCGACGAGTGGCGGCCGTATATCGAAGGCGCACGCACCGGCCCCGAGCTCCGCCGCGACATCCTCCTCCTCATCGGCGAGCTCAACAGCTCGCACTCCGGCATCAGCAAACGCGAGCCGCCCGCCGAGCGCACCGGCCGCCTCGGTCTTCGCTTCGAGCGCGAACCCTACGAAAGAGACGGCTCCCTCATCGTCCGCGAGATCGTCCCCCTCGGCCCCGCCGCGTTAGCCACAGCCGACGGCAAACCCGCGCCGTTGGCCGTCGGCGACCACCTCCTCGCTGTTGACGACACACCCATCACCCACGCCATCAACCTCGACTCGTTCCTTCTGGACAAGTCCGGCAAGCGCGTCGTCCTCACCATCGCTCCGGCGGGTGACATGGCGAAGAAACACGACATCGTCGTCCGTCCCGTCCCGCTGCAGGTCGAATCCGGCCTGCTCTACCGCGCCTGGGTCGAATCCCGCCGCGCCTACGTCGATAAAGTCTCCGGCGGCAAGCTCGGCTACGTTCACCTCGCCGCCATGGGAGACGACGATCTCGCCCAGCTCTACCTCGACCTCGACGTGCAGAACGAGTCCAAAGAAGGCGTCATCGTCGACGTCCGCAACAACAACGGCGGCTACGTCAACGGCCGCGTCATCGACGTCTTCGCCCGCAAAAACTATCTGCTCATGACCCCGCGCAACGGCGCCACCGTACCCAGCCGTCAGGCGCTGGGCCAGCGCGCCCTCGGCCTGCCCACCGCGCTCGTCACCAACGAGTCCACTCTCTCCGACGGCGAAGACTTCACCGAAGGTTATCGCGCACTCCAGCTCGGCAAAGTCATCGGCACACCCACCGCCGGCTGGATCATCTTCACCGGCGCCTCCCGCCTCATCGACGGCTCCCAGGTCCGCGTCCCCGGCGAGCGCATCCGCACCCTCGACGGCAAGGACATGGAGATGCACCCCCGGCCCGTCGACATCGAACAGCTCCGCCCCCTCGGCGAAACCGAAACCGGCGAAGACATCCAGCTCAAAACCGCCGTCACCACTCTCATCAACCAACTCAAGAAGTAA
- a CDS encoding DHA2 family efflux MFS transporter permease subunit — protein sequence MAQSTVARPVNSPDSDAEYHYEAWTPKFNPWIIALTVTLATFMEALDSSIANVALPHIAGTLGASYDEATWVLTSYLVSNAVVLPISGWIANRIGRKRFYMSCVAGFTVCSLLCGLATSLPMLIVFRVIQGAAGGGLQPSERAILADTFAPEKRSVAFSLYGMAVVLAPAIGPTLGGWITDNYTWRWIFLLNIPVGILSLMLTSRIVEDPPYLKRMRNKLGSIDGIGLGLLTVTIAALQMMLDKGQEDDWFGSHFIIGCAVVAGVGLIWFLYRELTVEHPILDLRLYKKRNFAMTQIVMLVIGAALYATTVMIPQFLQEQLGYTATEAGMALSLGGVALMLLFPLVGFLGQKMDPRVMITIGFSLLTLGIWRIGDLNLGITFWNAASWRVVMVLGMPFLFVPISLMSYVGVPQEKNNEVSGMTALARNIGGSLGVSFISTMLVRRAQVHQRYLAAHIVSGSGTYQSMQQGIVATLRAQGYSAASAAGMATGRVYDMMLRQASTLAYVDVVHVLVVLVACLIPIGYLMKKPKFRPKHVEPLE from the coding sequence ATGGCACAGAGTACCGTTGCGAGGCCGGTGAACAGCCCGGACAGCGACGCAGAGTATCACTACGAGGCGTGGACGCCTAAGTTCAATCCGTGGATCATCGCGCTGACGGTGACGTTGGCGACGTTTATGGAGGCGCTGGATTCGAGCATCGCTAACGTGGCGCTGCCGCATATTGCGGGCACGCTGGGGGCGAGCTACGACGAGGCGACGTGGGTGCTGACGTCGTACCTGGTGTCGAATGCGGTGGTGCTGCCGATCAGCGGTTGGATTGCGAACCGGATTGGGCGGAAGCGGTTTTATATGAGCTGCGTGGCGGGGTTCACGGTATGCTCGCTGCTGTGCGGGCTGGCGACGAGCCTGCCGATGCTGATTGTGTTTCGCGTGATCCAGGGCGCGGCGGGCGGTGGGTTGCAGCCGAGCGAGCGCGCGATTCTTGCGGACACGTTTGCGCCGGAGAAACGCAGTGTCGCGTTCAGTTTGTATGGCATGGCGGTAGTGCTGGCGCCGGCGATTGGGCCGACGCTGGGCGGCTGGATCACGGACAACTATACGTGGCGATGGATCTTTCTGCTGAATATCCCGGTGGGCATCCTGTCACTGATGCTGACGAGCCGGATTGTGGAAGACCCGCCGTATCTGAAGCGGATGCGGAACAAGCTGGGCTCGATCGATGGGATTGGGCTGGGGCTGCTGACGGTGACCATTGCGGCGCTGCAGATGATGCTCGACAAAGGGCAGGAGGACGACTGGTTTGGGTCGCACTTTATCATCGGGTGCGCGGTGGTGGCAGGCGTCGGGCTGATCTGGTTCCTATACCGTGAACTGACGGTGGAGCACCCGATTCTGGACCTGCGGCTGTATAAGAAGCGCAACTTTGCGATGACGCAGATCGTGATGCTAGTGATCGGTGCGGCGCTATATGCGACGACGGTGATGATTCCGCAGTTTTTGCAGGAGCAGCTAGGGTATACGGCGACCGAGGCTGGCATGGCGCTGAGCCTGGGCGGGGTGGCGCTGATGCTGCTGTTTCCGCTGGTGGGTTTCCTGGGGCAGAAGATGGACCCGCGCGTGATGATCACGATTGGGTTCAGTCTGCTGACGCTGGGAATCTGGCGAATCGGCGATTTGAACCTTGGCATCACGTTCTGGAATGCGGCGAGCTGGCGCGTGGTGATGGTGCTGGGGATGCCGTTTCTGTTTGTGCCGATCAGCCTGATGAGCTATGTGGGCGTGCCGCAGGAGAAGAACAATGAAGTCAGCGGTATGACGGCGCTGGCGCGAAATATCGGTGGCAGCCTGGGCGTGTCGTTCATCAGCACGATGCTGGTGCGGCGGGCGCAGGTGCATCAGCGCTATCTGGCGGCGCATATTGTGAGCGGGTCAGGGACGTACCAGTCGATGCAGCAGGGGATTGTGGCGACGCTGCGGGCGCAGGGCTACTCGGCTGCGAGTGCGGCGGGGATGGCGACGGGACGGGTGTATGACATGATGCTGCGGCAGGCGAGCACGCTGGCGTATGTGGATGTGGTGCATGTGCTGGTGGTGCTGGTGGCTTGTCTGATTCCGATTGGATACTTGATGAAGAAGCCGAAGTTCAGGCCGAAGCATGTGGAGCCGCTGGAGTAG